A window from Chryseobacterium vaccae encodes these proteins:
- a CDS encoding SRPBCC family protein, giving the protein MNLEGRKIIVNKSSKELSELLKTPENYKDFMPDGLQKFETRDNGFKFGLQGMPEIALKIDEVTDQKAVLKSASSSLDFSLTATLNPISENQTEVQMLFEGKFNPFIKMMVEKPLQNFINTLTDKIEAYK; this is encoded by the coding sequence ATGAATTTAGAAGGACGAAAAATTATTGTCAATAAATCATCAAAGGAGTTGTCAGAATTATTAAAAACACCTGAGAACTATAAAGATTTTATGCCGGACGGTCTTCAGAAGTTTGAAACAAGAGACAACGGATTTAAATTCGGTCTTCAGGGAATGCCTGAAATCGCTTTGAAAATAGATGAAGTGACTGACCAGAAAGCAGTTTTGAAGTCGGCAAGTTCAAGCTTAGACTTTTCTTTAACAGCAACTTTGAATCCTATTAGTGAAAACCAGACTGAGGTTCAGATGCTTTTTGAAGGAAAGTTCAATCCTTTTATTAAAATGATGGTGGAAAAACCATTACAGAACTTTATCAATACGCTTACCGATAAGATCGAGGCTTATAAATAA
- the lptC gene encoding LPS export ABC transporter periplasmic protein LptC, whose translation MNFSYKISYKNIACLFSCAIFFILTSCEEDLTKLNGKDSKNFPSQIIKKANIIQRDSGFIVLKAKAPIIEKYELIDSPYTVARKGIEIEFFDKKKPKIPGKITAKFARIFEYKKFYEAKGNVKITTNEGQKFAMQSIFWDQKKNRIYTKDTVYVTMEDGSTLVGANGMTAKDDFSEYTFYNNSGNFSSKRLSEDKKTPQ comes from the coding sequence ATGAATTTTTCATACAAAATATCATATAAAAATATAGCATGCCTTTTTAGTTGTGCTATATTTTTTATATTGACGTCCTGTGAAGAAGATCTTACAAAGCTTAACGGAAAAGACAGCAAAAATTTCCCTTCACAGATTATCAAGAAGGCTAATATTATACAGCGGGATTCGGGTTTTATTGTATTAAAAGCTAAAGCACCGATCATTGAAAAATACGAGCTTATCGACAGCCCGTATACTGTAGCGAGGAAAGGAATTGAGATAGAATTCTTCGATAAAAAGAAACCCAAAATTCCGGGGAAAATCACTGCAAAATTTGCCCGCATTTTTGAATACAAAAAATTCTATGAAGCTAAAGGCAATGTAAAAATCACTACCAACGAAGGCCAAAAGTTTGCCATGCAGAGTATTTTCTGGGATCAGAAAAAAAACAGAATTTACACCAAAGATACCGTGTATGTAACGATGGAAGACGGTTCTACCCTGGTAGGCGCCAATGGAATGACCGCCAAAGACGATTTCTCCGAATACACGTTCTACAATAATTCAGGGAATTTCAGCTCCAAAAGACTATCTGAAGATAAAAAAACACCACAGTAA
- a CDS encoding DNA polymerase III subunit has product MNWENIAGQQNLKQLLKESIAENRVSHAQLFVGKEGYGTFPMVLAYAKEILSRENEHAASKVEHLNHLDLHFSFPVFTDNKNSLSKNKFEEFREMIMASPYSSYDDWTAFLESENKQLFISADEIDDQNQKFALKSFEGGTKILVVWRADKMNIAASNKFLKFLEEPPAKTIILLTAESTNDILPTILSRTQVVEIPRIDDEDLEVFLKKNFTLADDKVREIVHEAQGNLNDAVKLLNSGHKSDEFEKLFVQWVRDAFMVKKKPQFLKSIIFWAREIAGWNREKQKNFLNYCSEIFRLALLQNYQSESLVYKKINADGFNWAGFSKFISGANIESILEEINTADLHLTRNGNPKIVWTDLGIKLSRYIHKSA; this is encoded by the coding sequence ATGAATTGGGAGAACATTGCCGGGCAGCAGAACCTGAAACAGCTTCTTAAAGAAAGCATTGCCGAAAACAGAGTGAGCCATGCCCAGCTTTTTGTAGGAAAAGAGGGATATGGAACATTTCCTATGGTATTAGCCTATGCCAAAGAGATCCTGAGCAGAGAAAATGAACATGCCGCATCAAAAGTGGAGCACTTGAATCACCTTGATCTGCATTTCAGTTTTCCGGTTTTTACGGATAATAAAAATTCCTTGAGTAAAAATAAATTCGAAGAGTTCAGGGAAATGATTATGGCTTCTCCTTATTCCAGCTATGATGACTGGACTGCTTTTCTGGAGTCTGAAAACAAGCAGCTTTTTATTTCTGCAGATGAGATAGATGACCAGAACCAAAAGTTTGCCTTAAAGAGTTTTGAAGGCGGAACCAAAATCCTGGTTGTATGGAGAGCTGATAAAATGAACATAGCAGCATCAAATAAATTTTTAAAATTTCTGGAAGAACCTCCGGCGAAAACCATTATCCTTCTTACAGCAGAAAGCACTAACGATATTCTTCCTACCATTCTTTCAAGAACCCAGGTAGTAGAGATTCCGAGGATTGACGATGAAGATCTTGAAGTTTTTCTTAAAAAGAACTTTACATTGGCTGATGATAAAGTACGGGAAATTGTTCATGAAGCACAGGGAAATCTTAATGATGCTGTAAAGCTTCTGAATTCCGGACACAAGTCGGATGAATTCGAAAAACTGTTTGTACAGTGGGTGCGTGATGCATTTATGGTGAAAAAGAAACCTCAGTTTCTTAAGAGTATTATCTTCTGGGCAAGAGAAATTGCAGGCTGGAACAGAGAAAAGCAAAAGAATTTTTTGAATTACTGTTCCGAGATTTTCAGATTGGCTTTGCTTCAGAATTATCAGTCGGAAAGTCTGGTGTATAAAAAGATCAATGCCGATGGATTCAACTGGGCAGGATTTTCAAAATTCATCAGTGGGGCCAATATCGAAAGCATTCTGGAAGAAATCAATACAGCAGATCTCCATCTTACCAGAAACGGAAATCCTAAGATTGTCTGGACAGATCTTGGAATAAAACTATCAAGATATATCCATAAAAGTGCATAA
- a CDS encoding anhydro-N-acetylmuramic acid kinase, protein MKVQAIGLMSGTSLDGLDICFASFEKKDSSWAFHILNAKTFPYSSEWEEKLRNSVHLSSEDLLELHSEYGFYIGRLVKEFIEKNQLDNISLIASHGHTVFHQPQKKFTLQIGDGRAIKIETELPVIYDFRSQDVLMEGNGAPLVPIGDHLLFSEYDACLNLGGFSNISLQKNGKRIAFDIAPVNIVLNRLAQKSGKHFDENGDLARKGVISETLLSQLNTLDFYQQPHPKSLGIEWCYEYIFPALESIDVSDALATFTEHAALQIAAVINESTIKNILVTGGGAYNTFLIEKIKAKTKSEIIIPEKEIIEYKEALIFAFMGVLRMNNEVNVLSSATGSTADHSSGITA, encoded by the coding sequence ATGAAGGTACAGGCTATCGGGTTAATGTCGGGAACCAGTCTGGATGGTCTGGATATCTGTTTTGCTTCTTTTGAAAAGAAAGACAGCAGCTGGGCCTTCCATATTCTAAACGCTAAAACGTTTCCTTACTCTTCAGAATGGGAAGAAAAACTCAGAAATTCAGTTCATCTATCTTCCGAAGATCTTCTTGAACTGCATTCGGAATACGGTTTTTATATTGGCAGACTGGTTAAAGAGTTCATAGAAAAAAATCAACTTGACAACATCAGCCTGATCGCATCACATGGACACACTGTTTTCCACCAGCCTCAAAAGAAATTTACCCTTCAGATCGGAGACGGCAGAGCCATTAAAATAGAAACAGAACTTCCTGTTATTTATGATTTCAGAAGTCAGGATGTACTTATGGAAGGAAATGGTGCTCCTTTAGTTCCGATCGGAGATCATCTGCTGTTTTCAGAATACGATGCCTGCCTTAATTTAGGGGGATTTTCCAATATTTCTCTTCAGAAAAACGGCAAAAGGATTGCGTTTGACATTGCACCGGTTAACATCGTTTTAAACCGACTGGCACAAAAATCAGGCAAACATTTTGACGAAAACGGAGATCTTGCCAGAAAAGGGGTAATCAGCGAAACACTGTTAAGCCAGCTCAATACTTTAGATTTCTATCAGCAACCCCACCCAAAATCTTTGGGAATAGAATGGTGTTATGAGTATATATTTCCTGCTTTGGAATCCATTGATGTTTCAGATGCATTGGCTACATTTACCGAGCATGCTGCCTTACAAATTGCCGCAGTCATCAACGAAAGCACTATAAAAAATATTCTCGTTACCGGAGGAGGTGCCTACAATACGTTTTTAATTGAAAAAATAAAGGCAAAAACAAAATCTGAGATTATTATCCCTGAAAAAGAAATCATTGAATATAAAGAGGCTCTTATCTTTGCTTTCATGGGTGTTTTAAGGATGAATAACGAAGTCAATGTTTTATCTTCTGCAACCGGAAGTACTGCTGATCACAGTTCAGGAATAACAGCATAA